In the genome of Populus trichocarpa isolate Nisqually-1 chromosome 6, P.trichocarpa_v4.1, whole genome shotgun sequence, one region contains:
- the LOC7471556 gene encoding uncharacterized protein LOC7471556 isoform X2: protein MKGHEPKMPRMEDILSLPVQDPPCAEFSAAHIKWEKVEGGRQGGDDIALIPFARVDDFVKGESSNAECPASFRIESRRKRSEGSISKPRVDGYLEYTLYWCSYGPEDYRDSESTMGDGSHTKPATGKGSRPGRRHMMRGCLCHFTVKRLYTRPFLALIIYNQRKHVDKTGAPCHGILDVDAVGTRAMYAPRISEELRQKVMSLLYIGISLDNIIQHHAEVVQGHGGPLNRDDLLTRNDVRNMERIVRNSSYKLHADDEFSVKMWVQRHQKHVFFFQDMSSTEPFILGIQTDWQLQQMIRYGHSGSVASHSTFGLKKLKYPLCTLLVFDSSQNAIPVAWIVASSFVTQDIHKWIGSLAERIRSKDPRWRPNAFLVDDPSFDISFIREAFQCRFLLCAWHVRRAWMRSLLKKCCNIDVQREMFKHLGWILYSTRSGPNADNAVEEFMQVYVDQCIFMDYFKRRWLPFIELWINSIRSLPVASTEPLAAIESYHLRLKSKLFDQQYANSYTRIDWLIHTLTTEFHSLYWLDQYSAETGYFTNIRDKSFLTNAWYQALLIPDVDVILDEQNLQLAKVISQTNRSLAYTIWNPGSEFALCDCPWSRQGNLCKHVIKVAILCKNRQVARPLLASQVYRQALLTLLQNPPDDPLVLEHAILRVSRLQQDIKGLEDLSNNGLLQPSPPEMNTQLESFSIWPRF, encoded by the exons ATGAAGGGCCATGAACCAAAG ATGCCAAGAATGGAGGACATTCTTAGTCTTCCAGTACAAGATCCTCCTTGTGCAGAGTTTTCTGCTGCTCATATAAAGTGGGAGAAAGTAGAAGGTGGTCGACAAGGTGGCGATGATATTGCCCTAATCCCTTTTGCTAGAGTGGATGATTTTGTAAAAGGAGAATCTTCAAATGCAGAATGTCCTGCTAGCTTTCGAATTGAGTCTAGAAGGAAGAGATCTGAAGGGAGCATCAGCAAACCAAGGGTCGATGGCTATCTTGAATATACACT ATATTGGTGTTCATATGGTCCTGAAGATTATCGAGATAGTGAGTCCACTATGGGGGATGGTTCTCACACCAAACCTGCGACTGGGAAGGGAAGCAGACCCGGGAGGCGTCACATGATGAGAGGTTGCCTTTGCCATTTCACTGTAAAACGCTTATACACTCGCCCCTTCCTTGCTCTTATCATATATAATCAGAGAAAACATGTAGATAAAACAGGGGCCCCATGTCATGGGATACTTGATGTGGATGCTGTGGGGACAAGAGCTATGTATGCTCCAAGGATTTCAGAAGAATTGCGCCAGAAAGTGATGTCGTTGCTATATATTGGAATATCTTTGGACAATATAATCCAGCATCATGCAGAGGTGGTGCAGGGGCATGGTGGCCCCCTCAACCGAGATGATTTGCTCACTCGGAATGATGTTCGCAACATGGAGAGGATTGTTCGTAATTCATCTTACAAATTGCATGCAGATGATGAATTCAGTGTAAAGATGTGGGTGCAGCGCCACCAGaagcatgtttttttcttccaagatATGTCAAGCACAGAACCTTTTATTCTGGGGATACAGACAGATTGGCAGCTGCAGCAGATGATCCGTTATGGACATAGTGGTTCGGTAGCTTCTCATTCTACATTTGGCTTGAAGAAACTTAAG TATCCCCTGTGTACTTTACTGGTTTTTGACTCGTCTCAAAATGCAATTCCGGTTGCTTGGATCGTTGCCTCCTCATTTGTTACTCAAGATATCCACAAATGGATTGGCTCTTTGGCTGAAAGAATCCGAAGCAAGGACCCGAGATGGAGGCCTAATGCCTTTTTAGTGGATGATCCttcttttgatatttctttCATAAG AGAGGCTTTCCAATGCCGGTTCCTATTATGTGCCTGGCATGTTCGCCGTGCTTGGATGAGAAGTCTTTTAAAGAAATGCTGCAACATTGATGTCCAGCGAGAGATGTTTAAGCACTTGGGTTGGATTTTGTATTCTACAAGAAGTGGGCCAAATGCTGATAATGCAGTTGAAGAGTTCATGCAAGTATATGTTGACCAATGTATCTTTATGGATTATTTCAAGAGGAGATGGTTGCCATTTATAG AGTTGTGGATTAATAGCATAAGGTCTCTCCCTGTAGCCAGTACGGAGCCCCTGGCTGCAATTGAATCCTACCACTTAAGGTTGAAATCCAAGCTTTTCGATCAGCAATATGCTAATTCCTATACAAGAATTGACTGGTTGATCCACACTTTGACAACTGAATTCCACTCCTTATATTGGTTAGATCAATACAGTGCAGAGACTGGGTATTTCACAAATATAAGGGACAAGTCTTTCTTAACTAATGCTTGGTATCAGGCCCTGCTCATCCCTGATGTCGATGTGATATTGGATGAACAAAATCTACAGCTTGCAAAAGTCATCTCCCAGACCAATAGAAGTCTGGCATATACAATTTGGAACCCTGGTTCTGAGTTCGCCCTCTGTGACTGTCCCTGGTCAAGACAGGGAAATCTCTGTAAGCATGTCATCAAGGTGgcaattttatgtaaaaatcgACAGGTTGCAAGGCCATTATTGGCATCTCAAGTTTATCGCCAGGCCTTGCTTACCCTTCTGCAGAACCCCCCCGATGATCCTCTGGTTCTTGAGCATGCGATTTTGCGTGTTAGCCGCTTGCAACAGGATATCAAAGGTTTGGAAGACTTGTCTAATAATGGGTTACTCCAGCCATCACCACCTGAAATGAACACTCAA ctTGAAAGCTTTTCCATTTGGCCAAGGTTTTGA
- the LOC7471556 gene encoding uncharacterized protein LOC7471556 isoform X4 produces MKGHEPKMPRMEDILSLPVQDPPCAEFSAAHIKWEKVEGGRQGGDDIALIPFARVDDFVKGESSNAECPASFRIESRRKRSEGSISKPRVDGYLEYTLYWCSYGPEDYRDSESTMGDGSHTKPATGKGSRPGRRHMMRGCLCHFTVKRLYTRPFLALIIYNQRKHVDKTGAPCHGILDVDAVGTRAMYAPRISEELRQKVMSLLYIGISLDNIIQHHAEVVQGHGGPLNRDDLLTRNDVRNMERIVRNSSYKLHADDEFSVKMWVQRHQKHVFFFQDMSSTEPFILGIQTDWQLQQMIRYGHSGSVASHSTFGLKKLKYPLCTLLVFDSSQNAIPVAWIVASSFVTQDIHKWIGSLAERIRSKDPRWRPNAFLVDDPSFDISFIREAFQCRFLLCAWHVRRAWMRSLLKKCCNIDVQREMFKHLGWILYSTRSGPNADNAVEEFMQVYVDQCIFMDYFKRRWLPFIELWINSIRSLPVASTEPLAAIESYHLRLKSKLFDQQYANSYTRIDWLIHTLTTEFHSLYWLDQYSAETGYFTNIRDKSFLTNAWYQALLIPDVDVILDEQNLQLAKVISQTNRSLAYTIWNPGSEFALCDCPWSRQGNLCKHVIKVAILCKNRQVARPLLASQVYRQALLTLLQNPPDDPLVLEHAILRVSRLQQDIKA; encoded by the exons ATGAAGGGCCATGAACCAAAG ATGCCAAGAATGGAGGACATTCTTAGTCTTCCAGTACAAGATCCTCCTTGTGCAGAGTTTTCTGCTGCTCATATAAAGTGGGAGAAAGTAGAAGGTGGTCGACAAGGTGGCGATGATATTGCCCTAATCCCTTTTGCTAGAGTGGATGATTTTGTAAAAGGAGAATCTTCAAATGCAGAATGTCCTGCTAGCTTTCGAATTGAGTCTAGAAGGAAGAGATCTGAAGGGAGCATCAGCAAACCAAGGGTCGATGGCTATCTTGAATATACACT ATATTGGTGTTCATATGGTCCTGAAGATTATCGAGATAGTGAGTCCACTATGGGGGATGGTTCTCACACCAAACCTGCGACTGGGAAGGGAAGCAGACCCGGGAGGCGTCACATGATGAGAGGTTGCCTTTGCCATTTCACTGTAAAACGCTTATACACTCGCCCCTTCCTTGCTCTTATCATATATAATCAGAGAAAACATGTAGATAAAACAGGGGCCCCATGTCATGGGATACTTGATGTGGATGCTGTGGGGACAAGAGCTATGTATGCTCCAAGGATTTCAGAAGAATTGCGCCAGAAAGTGATGTCGTTGCTATATATTGGAATATCTTTGGACAATATAATCCAGCATCATGCAGAGGTGGTGCAGGGGCATGGTGGCCCCCTCAACCGAGATGATTTGCTCACTCGGAATGATGTTCGCAACATGGAGAGGATTGTTCGTAATTCATCTTACAAATTGCATGCAGATGATGAATTCAGTGTAAAGATGTGGGTGCAGCGCCACCAGaagcatgtttttttcttccaagatATGTCAAGCACAGAACCTTTTATTCTGGGGATACAGACAGATTGGCAGCTGCAGCAGATGATCCGTTATGGACATAGTGGTTCGGTAGCTTCTCATTCTACATTTGGCTTGAAGAAACTTAAG TATCCCCTGTGTACTTTACTGGTTTTTGACTCGTCTCAAAATGCAATTCCGGTTGCTTGGATCGTTGCCTCCTCATTTGTTACTCAAGATATCCACAAATGGATTGGCTCTTTGGCTGAAAGAATCCGAAGCAAGGACCCGAGATGGAGGCCTAATGCCTTTTTAGTGGATGATCCttcttttgatatttctttCATAAG AGAGGCTTTCCAATGCCGGTTCCTATTATGTGCCTGGCATGTTCGCCGTGCTTGGATGAGAAGTCTTTTAAAGAAATGCTGCAACATTGATGTCCAGCGAGAGATGTTTAAGCACTTGGGTTGGATTTTGTATTCTACAAGAAGTGGGCCAAATGCTGATAATGCAGTTGAAGAGTTCATGCAAGTATATGTTGACCAATGTATCTTTATGGATTATTTCAAGAGGAGATGGTTGCCATTTATAG AGTTGTGGATTAATAGCATAAGGTCTCTCCCTGTAGCCAGTACGGAGCCCCTGGCTGCAATTGAATCCTACCACTTAAGGTTGAAATCCAAGCTTTTCGATCAGCAATATGCTAATTCCTATACAAGAATTGACTGGTTGATCCACACTTTGACAACTGAATTCCACTCCTTATATTGGTTAGATCAATACAGTGCAGAGACTGGGTATTTCACAAATATAAGGGACAAGTCTTTCTTAACTAATGCTTGGTATCAGGCCCTGCTCATCCCTGATGTCGATGTGATATTGGATGAACAAAATCTACAGCTTGCAAAAGTCATCTCCCAGACCAATAGAAGTCTGGCATATACAATTTGGAACCCTGGTTCTGAGTTCGCCCTCTGTGACTGTCCCTGGTCAAGACAGGGAAATCTCTGTAAGCATGTCATCAAGGTGgcaattttatgtaaaaatcgACAGGTTGCAAGGCCATTATTGGCATCTCAAGTTTATCGCCAGGCCTTGCTTACCCTTCTGCAGAACCCCCCCGATGATCCTCTGGTTCTTGAGCATGCGATTTTGCGTGTTAGCCGCTTGCAACAGGATATCAAAG ctTGA
- the LOC7471556 gene encoding uncharacterized protein LOC7471556 isoform X1: MKGHEPKMPRMEDILSLPVQDPPCAEFSAAHIKWEKVEGGRQGGDDIALIPFARVDDFVKGESSNAECPASFRIESRRKRSEGSISKPRVDGYLEYTLYWCSYGPEDYRDSESTMGDGSHTKPATGKGSRPGRRHMMRGCLCHFTVKRLYTRPFLALIIYNQRKHVDKTGAPCHGILDVDAVGTRAMYAPRISEELRQKVMSLLYIGISLDNIIQHHAEVVQGHGGPLNRDDLLTRNDVRNMERIVRNSSYKLHADDEFSVKMWVQRHQKHVFFFQDMSSTEPFILGIQTDWQLQQMIRYGHSGSVASHSTFGLKKLKYPLCTLLVFDSSQNAIPVAWIVASSFVTQDIHKWIGSLAERIRSKDPRWRPNAFLVDDPSFDISFIREAFQCRFLLCAWHVRRAWMRSLLKKCCNIDVQREMFKHLGWILYSTRSGPNADNAVEEFMQVYVDQCIFMDYFKRRWLPFIELWINSIRSLPVASTEPLAAIESYHLRLKSKLFDQQYANSYTRIDWLIHTLTTEFHSLYWLDQYSAETGYFTNIRDKSFLTNAWYQALLIPDVDVILDEQNLQLAKVISQTNRSLAYTIWNPGSEFALCDCPWSRQGNLCKHVIKVAILCKNRQVARPLLASQVYRQALLTLLQNPPDDPLVLEHAILRVSRLQQDIKGLEDLSNNGLLQPSPPEMNTQVGDSLLLFPHLH, from the exons ATGAAGGGCCATGAACCAAAG ATGCCAAGAATGGAGGACATTCTTAGTCTTCCAGTACAAGATCCTCCTTGTGCAGAGTTTTCTGCTGCTCATATAAAGTGGGAGAAAGTAGAAGGTGGTCGACAAGGTGGCGATGATATTGCCCTAATCCCTTTTGCTAGAGTGGATGATTTTGTAAAAGGAGAATCTTCAAATGCAGAATGTCCTGCTAGCTTTCGAATTGAGTCTAGAAGGAAGAGATCTGAAGGGAGCATCAGCAAACCAAGGGTCGATGGCTATCTTGAATATACACT ATATTGGTGTTCATATGGTCCTGAAGATTATCGAGATAGTGAGTCCACTATGGGGGATGGTTCTCACACCAAACCTGCGACTGGGAAGGGAAGCAGACCCGGGAGGCGTCACATGATGAGAGGTTGCCTTTGCCATTTCACTGTAAAACGCTTATACACTCGCCCCTTCCTTGCTCTTATCATATATAATCAGAGAAAACATGTAGATAAAACAGGGGCCCCATGTCATGGGATACTTGATGTGGATGCTGTGGGGACAAGAGCTATGTATGCTCCAAGGATTTCAGAAGAATTGCGCCAGAAAGTGATGTCGTTGCTATATATTGGAATATCTTTGGACAATATAATCCAGCATCATGCAGAGGTGGTGCAGGGGCATGGTGGCCCCCTCAACCGAGATGATTTGCTCACTCGGAATGATGTTCGCAACATGGAGAGGATTGTTCGTAATTCATCTTACAAATTGCATGCAGATGATGAATTCAGTGTAAAGATGTGGGTGCAGCGCCACCAGaagcatgtttttttcttccaagatATGTCAAGCACAGAACCTTTTATTCTGGGGATACAGACAGATTGGCAGCTGCAGCAGATGATCCGTTATGGACATAGTGGTTCGGTAGCTTCTCATTCTACATTTGGCTTGAAGAAACTTAAG TATCCCCTGTGTACTTTACTGGTTTTTGACTCGTCTCAAAATGCAATTCCGGTTGCTTGGATCGTTGCCTCCTCATTTGTTACTCAAGATATCCACAAATGGATTGGCTCTTTGGCTGAAAGAATCCGAAGCAAGGACCCGAGATGGAGGCCTAATGCCTTTTTAGTGGATGATCCttcttttgatatttctttCATAAG AGAGGCTTTCCAATGCCGGTTCCTATTATGTGCCTGGCATGTTCGCCGTGCTTGGATGAGAAGTCTTTTAAAGAAATGCTGCAACATTGATGTCCAGCGAGAGATGTTTAAGCACTTGGGTTGGATTTTGTATTCTACAAGAAGTGGGCCAAATGCTGATAATGCAGTTGAAGAGTTCATGCAAGTATATGTTGACCAATGTATCTTTATGGATTATTTCAAGAGGAGATGGTTGCCATTTATAG AGTTGTGGATTAATAGCATAAGGTCTCTCCCTGTAGCCAGTACGGAGCCCCTGGCTGCAATTGAATCCTACCACTTAAGGTTGAAATCCAAGCTTTTCGATCAGCAATATGCTAATTCCTATACAAGAATTGACTGGTTGATCCACACTTTGACAACTGAATTCCACTCCTTATATTGGTTAGATCAATACAGTGCAGAGACTGGGTATTTCACAAATATAAGGGACAAGTCTTTCTTAACTAATGCTTGGTATCAGGCCCTGCTCATCCCTGATGTCGATGTGATATTGGATGAACAAAATCTACAGCTTGCAAAAGTCATCTCCCAGACCAATAGAAGTCTGGCATATACAATTTGGAACCCTGGTTCTGAGTTCGCCCTCTGTGACTGTCCCTGGTCAAGACAGGGAAATCTCTGTAAGCATGTCATCAAGGTGgcaattttatgtaaaaatcgACAGGTTGCAAGGCCATTATTGGCATCTCAAGTTTATCGCCAGGCCTTGCTTACCCTTCTGCAGAACCCCCCCGATGATCCTCTGGTTCTTGAGCATGCGATTTTGCGTGTTAGCCGCTTGCAACAGGATATCAAAGGTTTGGAAGACTTGTCTAATAATGGGTTACTCCAGCCATCACCACCTGAAATGAACACTCAAGTAGGAGATAGTCTTCTGCTTTTCCCACACCTTCATTGA
- the LOC7471556 gene encoding uncharacterized protein LOC7471556 isoform X3: MPRMEDILSLPVQDPPCAEFSAAHIKWEKVEGGRQGGDDIALIPFARVDDFVKGESSNAECPASFRIESRRKRSEGSISKPRVDGYLEYTLYWCSYGPEDYRDSESTMGDGSHTKPATGKGSRPGRRHMMRGCLCHFTVKRLYTRPFLALIIYNQRKHVDKTGAPCHGILDVDAVGTRAMYAPRISEELRQKVMSLLYIGISLDNIIQHHAEVVQGHGGPLNRDDLLTRNDVRNMERIVRNSSYKLHADDEFSVKMWVQRHQKHVFFFQDMSSTEPFILGIQTDWQLQQMIRYGHSGSVASHSTFGLKKLKYPLCTLLVFDSSQNAIPVAWIVASSFVTQDIHKWIGSLAERIRSKDPRWRPNAFLVDDPSFDISFIREAFQCRFLLCAWHVRRAWMRSLLKKCCNIDVQREMFKHLGWILYSTRSGPNADNAVEEFMQVYVDQCIFMDYFKRRWLPFIELWINSIRSLPVASTEPLAAIESYHLRLKSKLFDQQYANSYTRIDWLIHTLTTEFHSLYWLDQYSAETGYFTNIRDKSFLTNAWYQALLIPDVDVILDEQNLQLAKVISQTNRSLAYTIWNPGSEFALCDCPWSRQGNLCKHVIKVAILCKNRQVARPLLASQVYRQALLTLLQNPPDDPLVLEHAILRVSRLQQDIKGLEDLSNNGLLQPSPPEMNTQVGDSLLLFPHLH; encoded by the exons ATGCCAAGAATGGAGGACATTCTTAGTCTTCCAGTACAAGATCCTCCTTGTGCAGAGTTTTCTGCTGCTCATATAAAGTGGGAGAAAGTAGAAGGTGGTCGACAAGGTGGCGATGATATTGCCCTAATCCCTTTTGCTAGAGTGGATGATTTTGTAAAAGGAGAATCTTCAAATGCAGAATGTCCTGCTAGCTTTCGAATTGAGTCTAGAAGGAAGAGATCTGAAGGGAGCATCAGCAAACCAAGGGTCGATGGCTATCTTGAATATACACT ATATTGGTGTTCATATGGTCCTGAAGATTATCGAGATAGTGAGTCCACTATGGGGGATGGTTCTCACACCAAACCTGCGACTGGGAAGGGAAGCAGACCCGGGAGGCGTCACATGATGAGAGGTTGCCTTTGCCATTTCACTGTAAAACGCTTATACACTCGCCCCTTCCTTGCTCTTATCATATATAATCAGAGAAAACATGTAGATAAAACAGGGGCCCCATGTCATGGGATACTTGATGTGGATGCTGTGGGGACAAGAGCTATGTATGCTCCAAGGATTTCAGAAGAATTGCGCCAGAAAGTGATGTCGTTGCTATATATTGGAATATCTTTGGACAATATAATCCAGCATCATGCAGAGGTGGTGCAGGGGCATGGTGGCCCCCTCAACCGAGATGATTTGCTCACTCGGAATGATGTTCGCAACATGGAGAGGATTGTTCGTAATTCATCTTACAAATTGCATGCAGATGATGAATTCAGTGTAAAGATGTGGGTGCAGCGCCACCAGaagcatgtttttttcttccaagatATGTCAAGCACAGAACCTTTTATTCTGGGGATACAGACAGATTGGCAGCTGCAGCAGATGATCCGTTATGGACATAGTGGTTCGGTAGCTTCTCATTCTACATTTGGCTTGAAGAAACTTAAG TATCCCCTGTGTACTTTACTGGTTTTTGACTCGTCTCAAAATGCAATTCCGGTTGCTTGGATCGTTGCCTCCTCATTTGTTACTCAAGATATCCACAAATGGATTGGCTCTTTGGCTGAAAGAATCCGAAGCAAGGACCCGAGATGGAGGCCTAATGCCTTTTTAGTGGATGATCCttcttttgatatttctttCATAAG AGAGGCTTTCCAATGCCGGTTCCTATTATGTGCCTGGCATGTTCGCCGTGCTTGGATGAGAAGTCTTTTAAAGAAATGCTGCAACATTGATGTCCAGCGAGAGATGTTTAAGCACTTGGGTTGGATTTTGTATTCTACAAGAAGTGGGCCAAATGCTGATAATGCAGTTGAAGAGTTCATGCAAGTATATGTTGACCAATGTATCTTTATGGATTATTTCAAGAGGAGATGGTTGCCATTTATAG AGTTGTGGATTAATAGCATAAGGTCTCTCCCTGTAGCCAGTACGGAGCCCCTGGCTGCAATTGAATCCTACCACTTAAGGTTGAAATCCAAGCTTTTCGATCAGCAATATGCTAATTCCTATACAAGAATTGACTGGTTGATCCACACTTTGACAACTGAATTCCACTCCTTATATTGGTTAGATCAATACAGTGCAGAGACTGGGTATTTCACAAATATAAGGGACAAGTCTTTCTTAACTAATGCTTGGTATCAGGCCCTGCTCATCCCTGATGTCGATGTGATATTGGATGAACAAAATCTACAGCTTGCAAAAGTCATCTCCCAGACCAATAGAAGTCTGGCATATACAATTTGGAACCCTGGTTCTGAGTTCGCCCTCTGTGACTGTCCCTGGTCAAGACAGGGAAATCTCTGTAAGCATGTCATCAAGGTGgcaattttatgtaaaaatcgACAGGTTGCAAGGCCATTATTGGCATCTCAAGTTTATCGCCAGGCCTTGCTTACCCTTCTGCAGAACCCCCCCGATGATCCTCTGGTTCTTGAGCATGCGATTTTGCGTGTTAGCCGCTTGCAACAGGATATCAAAGGTTTGGAAGACTTGTCTAATAATGGGTTACTCCAGCCATCACCACCTGAAATGAACACTCAAGTAGGAGATAGTCTTCTGCTTTTCCCACACCTTCATTGA
- the LOC7471556 gene encoding uncharacterized protein LOC7471556 isoform X5 has product MGDGSHTKPATGKGSRPGRRHMMRGCLCHFTVKRLYTRPFLALIIYNQRKHVDKTGAPCHGILDVDAVGTRAMYAPRISEELRQKVMSLLYIGISLDNIIQHHAEVVQGHGGPLNRDDLLTRNDVRNMERIVRNSSYKLHADDEFSVKMWVQRHQKHVFFFQDMSSTEPFILGIQTDWQLQQMIRYGHSGSVASHSTFGLKKLKYPLCTLLVFDSSQNAIPVAWIVASSFVTQDIHKWIGSLAERIRSKDPRWRPNAFLVDDPSFDISFIREAFQCRFLLCAWHVRRAWMRSLLKKCCNIDVQREMFKHLGWILYSTRSGPNADNAVEEFMQVYVDQCIFMDYFKRRWLPFIELWINSIRSLPVASTEPLAAIESYHLRLKSKLFDQQYANSYTRIDWLIHTLTTEFHSLYWLDQYSAETGYFTNIRDKSFLTNAWYQALLIPDVDVILDEQNLQLAKVISQTNRSLAYTIWNPGSEFALCDCPWSRQGNLCKHVIKVAILCKNRQVARPLLASQVYRQALLTLLQNPPDDPLVLEHAILRVSRLQQDIKGLEDLSNNGLLQPSPPEMNTQVGDSLLLFPHLH; this is encoded by the exons ATGGGGGATGGTTCTCACACCAAACCTGCGACTGGGAAGGGAAGCAGACCCGGGAGGCGTCACATGATGAGAGGTTGCCTTTGCCATTTCACTGTAAAACGCTTATACACTCGCCCCTTCCTTGCTCTTATCATATATAATCAGAGAAAACATGTAGATAAAACAGGGGCCCCATGTCATGGGATACTTGATGTGGATGCTGTGGGGACAAGAGCTATGTATGCTCCAAGGATTTCAGAAGAATTGCGCCAGAAAGTGATGTCGTTGCTATATATTGGAATATCTTTGGACAATATAATCCAGCATCATGCAGAGGTGGTGCAGGGGCATGGTGGCCCCCTCAACCGAGATGATTTGCTCACTCGGAATGATGTTCGCAACATGGAGAGGATTGTTCGTAATTCATCTTACAAATTGCATGCAGATGATGAATTCAGTGTAAAGATGTGGGTGCAGCGCCACCAGaagcatgtttttttcttccaagatATGTCAAGCACAGAACCTTTTATTCTGGGGATACAGACAGATTGGCAGCTGCAGCAGATGATCCGTTATGGACATAGTGGTTCGGTAGCTTCTCATTCTACATTTGGCTTGAAGAAACTTAAG TATCCCCTGTGTACTTTACTGGTTTTTGACTCGTCTCAAAATGCAATTCCGGTTGCTTGGATCGTTGCCTCCTCATTTGTTACTCAAGATATCCACAAATGGATTGGCTCTTTGGCTGAAAGAATCCGAAGCAAGGACCCGAGATGGAGGCCTAATGCCTTTTTAGTGGATGATCCttcttttgatatttctttCATAAG AGAGGCTTTCCAATGCCGGTTCCTATTATGTGCCTGGCATGTTCGCCGTGCTTGGATGAGAAGTCTTTTAAAGAAATGCTGCAACATTGATGTCCAGCGAGAGATGTTTAAGCACTTGGGTTGGATTTTGTATTCTACAAGAAGTGGGCCAAATGCTGATAATGCAGTTGAAGAGTTCATGCAAGTATATGTTGACCAATGTATCTTTATGGATTATTTCAAGAGGAGATGGTTGCCATTTATAG AGTTGTGGATTAATAGCATAAGGTCTCTCCCTGTAGCCAGTACGGAGCCCCTGGCTGCAATTGAATCCTACCACTTAAGGTTGAAATCCAAGCTTTTCGATCAGCAATATGCTAATTCCTATACAAGAATTGACTGGTTGATCCACACTTTGACAACTGAATTCCACTCCTTATATTGGTTAGATCAATACAGTGCAGAGACTGGGTATTTCACAAATATAAGGGACAAGTCTTTCTTAACTAATGCTTGGTATCAGGCCCTGCTCATCCCTGATGTCGATGTGATATTGGATGAACAAAATCTACAGCTTGCAAAAGTCATCTCCCAGACCAATAGAAGTCTGGCATATACAATTTGGAACCCTGGTTCTGAGTTCGCCCTCTGTGACTGTCCCTGGTCAAGACAGGGAAATCTCTGTAAGCATGTCATCAAGGTGgcaattttatgtaaaaatcgACAGGTTGCAAGGCCATTATTGGCATCTCAAGTTTATCGCCAGGCCTTGCTTACCCTTCTGCAGAACCCCCCCGATGATCCTCTGGTTCTTGAGCATGCGATTTTGCGTGTTAGCCGCTTGCAACAGGATATCAAAGGTTTGGAAGACTTGTCTAATAATGGGTTACTCCAGCCATCACCACCTGAAATGAACACTCAAGTAGGAGATAGTCTTCTGCTTTTCCCACACCTTCATTGA